A genomic stretch from Pristiophorus japonicus isolate sPriJap1 chromosome 6, sPriJap1.hap1, whole genome shotgun sequence includes:
- the LOC139265282 gene encoding C-C motif chemokine 20-like: MHRTVCSCRKLTLAMLMGLLVVSMIDKSPFADAQSPIDCCLSYSTKAFPLKLVAGYVRQFSNEMCSINAVIFHTRRGRSICANPNDEWVKRNIVGFLKREMKQM, translated from the exons ATGCACCGGACTGTCTGTAGCTGCAGGAAGCTGACTTTGGCCATGTTGATGGGACTGTTGGTGGTTAGCATGATTGATAAATCCCCATTTGCAG ATGCTCAGTCTCCAATAGACTGCTGTCTTTCATACTCAACGAAAGCTTTTCCCCTGAAACTAGTTGCAGGCTATGTGAGACAGTTCTCAAATGAAATGTGCAGCATCAATGCAGTCAT ATTTCACACAAGGAGAGGCCGAAGTATATGTGCAAATCCAAATGATGAGTGGGTGAAGAGGAATATCGTAGGTTTTCTGAA GAGAGAAATGAAACAGATGTGA